From Tubulanus polymorphus chromosome 9, tnTubPoly1.2, whole genome shotgun sequence, a single genomic window includes:
- the LOC141910739 gene encoding dnaJ homolog subfamily C member 3-like — protein sequence MIEAGADMLCFHPFLGSLTVFLLSLEIHLYGVHSASKEDVEKHLELGKRLLSSGQLAEALQHYHEAIEGDQSNYLSYFQRATVYLAIGKSKSALPDLNKVIELKPDFSGARQQRANIYLKQGKLSDAQEDYKYLLKYNPENSEAKLQLDSIPQLKDEREEAKEAHDEGDYQTAIELLTKAIEASPWDPDLRDLRADCYIQIGDYFKAIGDIRPTTKLVNDNTAAFLKLSKILYQIGEADDALTEIRECLKLDPDHPQCFPHYKKVKKLVKQMKSTQENINSQSWADCVNKAKQMMKTENKIDFYLQKAKSHICHCHAKAGNVKEALNTCNEVLSIEPDNIEAICDRADAYLSDGRYDEAIRDFQDAINIDGNHQRSQEGIQRSQKLKKQASKRDYYKILGVRRNASKKDIKTAYRKLAVKWHPDKYEGDDKKKAEKMFIDIAAAKEVLSDPEKREKFDNGEDPLDPEQQQGGHGGDPWFHGFNPFGHGGFQFKYNFN from the exons GCGTCCACAGTGCTAGTAAGGAAGATGTCGAAAAACACCTCGAACTTGGTAAACGACTTTTGTCGTCCGGTCAACTGGCCGAGGCTTTACAACACTACCACGAAGCTATAG aggGCGATCAGTCGAATTATCTATCGTATTTCCAAAGAGCGACCGTGTATCTAGCGATCGGTAAATCTAAATCGGCTCTGCCCGATTTGAACAAAGTCATCGAACTGAAACCAGATTTTTCGGGG GCCCGGCAACAGCGAGCAAATATTTATCTTAAACAAGGAAAACTTTCAGACGCACAAGAAGATTATAAATATCTC TTGAAATATAATCCGGAGAACTCCGAGGCGAAATTACAGCTCGACTCGATACCGCAACTGAAGGACGAACGAGAGGAGGCGAAGGAGGCGCACGATGAGGGCGATTATCAAACAGCTATCGAATTACTCACTAAAGCTATCGAG GCTAGTCCGTGGGATCCGGATCTGCGCGATTTACGCGCCGATTGTTACATTCAGATCGGCGACTATTTCAAAGCGATCGGCGACATTCGACCGACGACGAAACTCGTCAACGACAACACGGCCGCGTTCCTGAAACTGAGTAAAATACTCTATCAGATCGGCGAGGCAGACGACGCCTTGAC TGAAATTCGTGAATGTCTGAAGCTCGATCCCGATCATCCGCAGTGTTTCCCGCATtataaaaaagtgaaaaaactTGTCAAACAAATGAAAAGCACTCAGGAAAATATCAACTCTCAGAGTTGGGCCGATTGCGTTAACAAAGCGAAACAAATGATGAAAACCGAAAACAAAATCGATTTCTATTTACAAAAAGCCAAGTCTCATATATGTCACTGTCACGCTAAG gcaGGAAACGTTAAAGAAGCATTAAACACTTGTAACGAAGTTTTGTCCATAGAACCCGATAATATAGAAGCAATATGTGATAGGGCAGACGCGTACCTTTCAGACGGCCGATACGACGAAG cGATCCGAGACTTCCAAGATGCAATAAACATTGATGGCAACCATCAACGATCTCAGGAGGGAATACAACGATCGCAGAAACTTAAAAAACAAGCGAGCAAACGTGATTattataaaatattaggaGTTCGAAG GAACGCGAGTAAAAAGGATATAAAAACGGCGTATCGGAAACTGGCCGTAAAATGGCATCCGGATAAATACGAAGGCGACGATAAGAAAAAAGCCGAGAAAATGTTTATAGATATCGCTGCTGCTAAGGAGGTGCTATCCGATCCAG agaaACGCGAGAAGTTCGATAACGGCGAAGATCCGTTGGATCCCGAACAACAACAAGGCGGTCACGGCGGCGACCCGTGGTTCCACGGATTCAATCCGTTCGGACACGGTGGATTCCAGTTCAAATACAACTTCAACTGA
- the LOC141910721 gene encoding sodium/potassium-transporting ATPase subunit beta-2-like, with protein MASEEIEYSEPAKSSSGGRLGACMEYLHNPTDGTYCGRTCKNWGMLGAFYFVFYAGLAAFFAVMIVIFFATVDDNHPTYYGMDSLLKDNPGLGFQPMPNYENTLIRFESGKKGSYKVYTDYLQAFLRQYDQDNIQGENVITCENGKRSSDDPQKVCTFELKDLDPCINKQDFGYNKAEPCVLLKLNKVYGWKPFNGTDVEVECHGENPADIDNIGERLYYPSNKFPSYFFPFLSQVGYRQPLVMVQFKSPEANVLIMVECVAKAPNIIYNKQLKLGSVRFELLVD; from the exons ATGGCTTCCGAAGAAATCGAGTACAGCGAGCCCGCAAAATCATCGAGCGGGGGCCGATTAGGGGCCTGTATGGAATACCTACACAACCCTACTGATGGCACCTACTGCGGCCGTACCTGCAAAAACTGGG gAATGTTGGGCGCGTTCTATTTCGTGTTCTATGCCGGTTTGGCCGCGTTCTTCGCCGTGATGATCGTCATATTCTTCGCGACGGTCGACGACAATCACCCGACCTACTACGGAATGGACAGTTTACTTAAAGACAATCCGG GTCTAGGATTTCAACCGATGCCGAACTACGAGAACACGCTGATCCGATTCGAATCCGGCAAGAAAGGCAGCTACAAAGTCTACACCGATTACTTACAAGCATTCCTCCGAC AATACGACCAGGATAATATTCAGGGTGAGAACGTGATCACGTGTGAAAACGGTAAACGATCGAGCGACGACCCGCAGAAAGTTTGTACGTTCGAACTGAAGGATCTCGATCCCTGCATCAATAAACAAGACTTCGGTTATAACAAGGCTGAACCGTGCGTGCTACTCAAACTCAACAAG GTGTACGGCTGGAAGCCTTTCAATGGCACCGATGTAGAAGTTGAATGCCACGGAGAG AACCCGGCCGACATCGACAACATCGGCGAACGTCTGTACTACCCGAGCAACAAGTTCCCGTCGTATTTCTTCCCGTTCCTGTCGCAGGTCGGTTACCGTCAGCCGCTCGTCATGGTGCAGTTCAAGAGTCCCGAGGCGAACGTGCTCATCATGGTCGAGTGCGTCGCCAAGGCGCCGAACATCATCTACAACAAACAACTGAAACTCGGCAGCGTACGATTCGAATTACTCGTAGATTag
- the LOC141910832 gene encoding ras-related protein Rap-2c-like — translation MREFKVVILGSGGVGKSALTVKFVSGTFVEKYDPTIEDFYRKEIEVDNAPSVLEILDTAGTEQFASMRDLYIKNGQGFVIVYSITNLQTFQDIRTMKEQIIRVKGIERVPIVLVGNKSDLDYHREVATDDGAALAHLWGCPFIEASAKSTQNVNEVFIEIVREMNCSPNRHKHGCCTLL, via the coding sequence ATGAGAGAGTTCAAGGTCGTTATACTGGGCAGCGGCGGCGTCGGTAAGAGCGCGTTGACGGTGAAGTTCGTCTCGGGCACGTTCGTCGAGAAGTACGACCCGACGATCGAGGATTTCTATCGCAAGGAGATCGAGGTCGACAACGCGCCGAGCGTCCTCGAGATACTCGACACGGCCGGCACGGAGCAGTTCGCGTCGATGCGCGACCTCTACATCAAAAACGGACAGGGCTTCGTCATCGTGTACAGCATCACGAATCTGCAGACGTTTCAGGACATACGAACGATGAAGGAGCAGATTATCCGCGTGAAGGGCATCGAACGCGTGCCGATCGTTCTCGTCGGCAACAAGTCCGACCTCGACTACCACCGCGAGGTCGCCACCGACGACGGCGCCGCGTTGGCGCACCTGTGGGGCTGCCCGTTCATCGAGGCGTCGGCGAAGAGCACGCAGAACGTCAACGAGGTGTTCATCGAGATCGTACGCGAGATGAACTGCTCGCCGAATCGTCATAAACATGGCTGCTGTACGCTGTTATAA